A genomic segment from Helicobacter sp. NHP19-012 encodes:
- a CDS encoding mechanosensitive ion channel domain-containing protein: MRGFSLWLLLFSVLFATSSQELESQLNALNKKLEKTDSIWLQKYKNFEDYGKISLEIAKIQSSLKELDSNSLEANTLKHSLQALQHQEKLLESYKSNPFKGLIEKPTINNIPNINNPLAIVTGLSYIKALHAKLAILQAHQKALQQITSTINARLKLLQELQALKPKKWETPLYQEKVKKIEFESAQNLLKASLDAYIKDMEETTQGIKAQIKDQLFKLFYVLLIVCASVMLAWMLKHLSHKYLYNDERAYTINKAVNFINANVIVLIFLFAYLENVSYLVTMLGFVGAGFAIAMRDLFMSVLGWLTMILKGSVHVGDRIRVSKDGNTYVGDVLDISMLYITLFEDVTLITYLKNNGQAGRIVFIPNHCIFNGLLTNYSHLGLKSFWDSVEFFLTFDSNHEKALQIAIQIATEFSKEQSQTTATQLAKMRSKYALRSIDTAPKVFFMSEKEGMRLYVSYLTNAYNTLPLRSTISTTIVQAFLKTNDIFLSQALKEVQSKQELD; the protein is encoded by the coding sequence ATGCGTGGCTTTAGTCTATGGCTTTTGCTCTTTAGTGTGCTCTTTGCCACTAGCTCCCAAGAGTTAGAGAGCCAATTAAACGCACTCAATAAAAAGCTAGAAAAGACGGATAGCATATGGCTACAAAAGTATAAAAACTTTGAGGACTATGGCAAAATTTCTTTAGAAATTGCCAAAATCCAAAGCAGCCTCAAAGAACTAGACAGCAACAGCCTAGAGGCAAACACTCTAAAGCATAGCCTGCAAGCCTTGCAACACCAAGAAAAGTTGCTTGAATCCTACAAGAGTAACCCTTTTAAAGGGCTCATAGAAAAGCCCACCATCAACAATATCCCCAATATCAACAACCCTCTAGCCATTGTGACGGGGCTCTCTTACATTAAAGCCCTACACGCCAAATTAGCGATCTTGCAAGCCCACCAAAAAGCCTTACAACAGATTACAAGCACCATAAACGCACGCTTAAAGCTTTTGCAAGAGTTGCAAGCCCTAAAGCCTAAAAAGTGGGAAACCCCCCTTTACCAAGAAAAAGTGAAAAAAATCGAATTTGAGAGCGCACAAAATCTCTTAAAGGCGAGCCTAGATGCCTATATTAAGGACATGGAGGAGACCACACAGGGCATAAAAGCCCAAATTAAAGACCAGCTCTTTAAGCTTTTTTATGTCTTGCTGATTGTGTGCGCCAGCGTGATGCTGGCATGGATGTTAAAGCACCTCAGCCATAAATACCTTTACAACGACGAGCGCGCCTACACGATCAACAAGGCGGTGAATTTCATCAACGCCAATGTGATTGTGCTGATCTTTCTCTTTGCTTATTTAGAAAATGTGTCCTACCTTGTAACGATGCTAGGCTTTGTGGGAGCGGGCTTTGCCATTGCCATGCGCGACTTATTTATGAGCGTGCTCGGTTGGCTCACCATGATTTTAAAGGGGAGTGTGCATGTGGGCGATCGCATCCGGGTGTCTAAAGATGGCAACACCTATGTGGGCGATGTCTTGGACATTTCCATGCTTTACATCACACTATTTGAAGATGTAACGCTTATCACCTACCTTAAAAACAATGGGCAAGCTGGGCGTATTGTCTTCATCCCTAATCATTGCATTTTTAACGGACTGCTCACCAATTACAGCCACTTGGGGCTTAAGAGCTTTTGGGATAGCGTGGAGTTCTTTTTAACCTTTGACTCCAACCACGAAAAAGCCCTACAAATTGCTATCCAGATTGCCACCGAGTTTTCCAAAGAACAAAGCCAAACCACCGCCACACAGCTAGCTAAAATGCGCTCTAAATACGCTTTGCGTAGCATAGACACCGCCCCTAAAGTCTTTTTTATGAGCGAGAAAGAAGGGATGCGCTTGTATGTGTCCTACTTGACAAATGCCTACAACACCCTCCCCTTGCGCTCCACAATCTCCACCACTATCGTGCAAGCCTTTTTAAAGACCAACGACATTTTCTTAAGCCAAGCCCTCAAAGAAGTGCAAAGCAAGCAAGAGTTAGACTAA